From Variovorax sp. PMC12, the proteins below share one genomic window:
- a CDS encoding leucyl aminopeptidase, with amino-acid sequence MDFQLKTLTVAQAAAEKSDVLIVLVGSAPLATKDPLSVLAASARKAGDLPDKAGKLLTLYRPDDVVAARVVLAAIGDGKPGSVRSGVAAAVNAAKAHAPKRVVLVFAQPADGAAVACAVTAAADASYVYTTTKSKAEPRSIRHLTVGVNDATAVTGAFNDARATVLGIELAKEWGNRPANHATPTLLGEAAKDLAKLPKIKCEVLGPKEVEKLGMGSFMAVAQGSAEPLRFIVLRYQGGPKDQAPVVLVGKGITFDTGGVSLKPAAEMDEMKFDMCGAASVLGTFRALGDIQPAINVVGLIPSCENMNDGRSVKPGDVVTSMSGQTIEVLNTDAEGRLILCDALTYAKRFDPAAVIDIATLTGACVVALGGVRSGLFSSDEALAAALETAGEASQDRCWRLPLDDDYAEGLKSNFADVANIAGRAGGAITAAKFLQRFAGDFAWAHLDIAGTAWKSGAAKGSTGRPVGLLVSYLTSRAAGNAQAKAPARKARSAK; translated from the coding sequence ATGGACTTTCAACTCAAGACCCTCACCGTCGCCCAGGCTGCAGCCGAGAAATCCGATGTCCTGATCGTGCTCGTCGGCAGCGCTCCCCTCGCCACCAAAGACCCGCTTTCCGTGCTGGCAGCCAGTGCCCGCAAGGCCGGAGACCTGCCCGACAAGGCGGGAAAACTGCTCACGCTTTACCGTCCGGACGACGTCGTGGCGGCCCGCGTGGTGCTCGCGGCCATCGGCGACGGCAAGCCCGGCTCGGTGCGCAGCGGCGTCGCTGCGGCGGTGAATGCGGCCAAGGCCCATGCGCCCAAGCGGGTGGTCCTGGTGTTTGCGCAGCCCGCGGACGGCGCGGCGGTGGCTTGCGCCGTCACGGCGGCGGCCGACGCCAGCTATGTCTACACCACCACCAAGTCGAAGGCCGAGCCGCGCAGCATCCGGCACCTGACGGTCGGCGTGAATGACGCAACGGCTGTTACCGGCGCTTTCAACGATGCCCGTGCCACCGTGCTGGGCATCGAGCTGGCCAAGGAGTGGGGCAACCGCCCCGCCAACCACGCCACGCCCACGCTGCTGGGCGAGGCCGCCAAGGACCTGGCCAAGCTGCCGAAGATCAAGTGCGAGGTGCTGGGCCCGAAGGAAGTCGAGAAGCTCGGCATGGGCTCGTTCATGGCCGTGGCCCAGGGCTCGGCCGAGCCGCTGCGCTTCATCGTGCTGCGCTACCAGGGCGGCCCCAAGGACCAGGCCCCCGTGGTGCTGGTGGGCAAGGGCATCACCTTCGACACCGGCGGCGTCTCGCTCAAGCCGGCGGCCGAAATGGACGAGATGAAGTTCGACATGTGCGGTGCCGCGAGCGTGCTGGGCACCTTCCGCGCGCTCGGCGACATCCAGCCCGCGATCAACGTCGTCGGCCTGATCCCGTCTTGCGAGAACATGAACGACGGCCGCTCGGTCAAGCCGGGCGACGTGGTCACCAGCATGAGCGGCCAGACCATCGAGGTGCTCAACACCGACGCCGAGGGCCGCCTGATCCTGTGCGACGCGCTCACCTACGCCAAGCGCTTCGATCCGGCTGCGGTGATCGACATCGCCACGCTGACGGGCGCCTGCGTGGTGGCGCTGGGCGGCGTGCGCAGCGGCCTGTTCTCCAGCGACGAAGCGCTGGCCGCCGCGCTCGAAACCGCCGGCGAAGCTTCGCAGGACCGCTGCTGGCGCCTGCCGCTCGACGACGACTACGCCGAGGGCCTCAAGAGCAACTTCGCCGACGTGGCCAACATCGCGGGGCGTGCCGGCGGTGCCATCACCGCGGCCAAGTTCCTGCAGCGCTTTGCCGGCGACTTCGCCTGGGCCCACCTCGACATCGCGGGCACGGCCTGGAAGAGCGGGGCGGCCAAGGGTTCCACCGGGCGGCCGGTGGGGCTGCTGGTGTCGTACCTCACGAGCCGTGCCGCCGGTAACGCGCAGGCCAAGGCCCCGGCCAGGAAGGCCCGGTCCGCCAAGTGA
- the lptF gene encoding LPS export ABC transporter permease LptF: MLFHSSLRKELSRSFGATLVVLVTIVMTMMLIRTLGLASKGSVNPQEVFLVMAYTVLGYMPTILSLSLFIAIVGTLSRMYRDSEMVIWFSSGRGLMDFVQPLFRFAWPVLILIAVMALVGWPWANSQTIGMRKQYEQRSDIERVAPGEFRESAGRVRVFFIDKETPDNSKATNVFIWSVERNMQITTSARSGSIENIGDSRYLLLNNGQRLEQPMANTGLKISEFKTYGTRAGGSDGLTNDATPSRARTTLSLLTDPSDMSRGELAWRIGMLLTAINFVLLALNVSSANPRVGRSGNLLLALFAFVIYYNMLNLGQSWISSGRFSMGGFMLVLHGGVLLINLAWLSARQNNWGRRARKAGAAAPATTPKIEPTA, from the coding sequence ATGTTATTCCATTCTTCCCTACGCAAGGAGCTGTCCCGCAGCTTCGGAGCGACCCTCGTGGTTCTGGTCACCATCGTGATGACCATGATGCTCATCCGTACCCTCGGGCTCGCGTCCAAGGGCAGTGTGAACCCGCAGGAGGTGTTCCTGGTCATGGCCTACACGGTGCTCGGCTACATGCCGACCATCCTGAGCCTGAGCCTGTTCATCGCCATCGTCGGCACGCTCTCGCGCATGTACCGCGACAGCGAAATGGTGATCTGGTTCTCCAGCGGCCGCGGCCTCATGGACTTCGTGCAGCCGCTGTTCCGCTTCGCCTGGCCGGTGCTGATCCTGATCGCGGTGATGGCGCTGGTCGGCTGGCCGTGGGCCAACTCGCAGACCATCGGCATGCGCAAGCAGTACGAGCAGCGCAGCGACATCGAGCGCGTGGCGCCCGGTGAATTCCGCGAATCCGCGGGCCGGGTGCGGGTGTTCTTCATCGACAAGGAAACGCCGGACAACTCCAAGGCCACCAACGTCTTCATCTGGTCGGTCGAGCGCAACATGCAGATCACCACCTCGGCGCGCAGCGGCAGCATCGAGAACATCGGCGATTCCCGCTACCTGCTGCTCAACAACGGGCAGCGCCTGGAACAGCCGATGGCCAACACCGGCCTGAAGATCAGCGAATTCAAGACGTACGGCACCCGCGCCGGCGGCAGCGACGGCCTCACGAACGACGCCACGCCCTCGCGCGCCCGCACCACGCTGTCGCTGCTGACCGACCCGAGCGACATGAGCAGGGGCGAACTCGCCTGGCGCATCGGCATGCTGCTGACGGCCATCAACTTCGTGCTGCTGGCGCTGAACGTCTCCAGCGCCAATCCGCGTGTCGGGCGCAGCGGCAACCTGCTGCTCGCGCTGTTCGCCTTCGTCATCTACTACAACATGCTCAACCTGGGCCAGAGCTGGATCAGCTCGGGCCGCTTCAGCATGGGCGGCTTCATGCTCGTGCTGCACGGCGGCGTGCTCCTCATCAACCTCGCGTGGTTGAGCGCGCGCCAGAACAACTGGGGCCGCCGCGCCAGGAAGGCCGGCGCCGCCGCGCCCGCGACCACACCCAAGATCGAACCCACCGCGTGA
- a CDS encoding branched-chain amino acid ABC transporter substrate-binding protein produces the protein MQLKWTAVALAAITLVACGKKEEAAAPAAAPAPTAAAPAAAPAPAPAGDTLVVKIGHVAPTSGPIAHLGKDNEMGAKMAIEDLNAKGVKIGDKTAKFELVAEDDAGDPKQGTAVAQKLVDEKVNGVVGHLNSGTTIPASKLYSDAGIPQISPSATNPKYTRQGFKTTFRVVADDTQLGGTLGKYAVDTLKGKNIAVIDDRTAYGQGVAEEFEKSAKAAGATIVGHEFTTDKSTDFNAILTKLKSAKPDVLFFGGMDAVGGPMLKQVKQLGLNVKFMGGDGLCTGELPKLAGDAIGEDMVVCAEAGGVDGDFKQPLEDFKAKFKTKNGVEVQIYAPYVYDAVNVLAEAMVKAGSSDPEKYLPEVGKVQYKGVTGPIAFDEKGDIKNGALTLYTYKGGVRTQIAVVR, from the coding sequence ATGCAATTGAAATGGACTGCGGTCGCACTGGCTGCAATCACGCTTGTGGCTTGCGGCAAGAAAGAAGAAGCCGCTGCTCCCGCTGCAGCGCCCGCGCCAACGGCCGCTGCTCCGGCCGCCGCGCCTGCACCAGCACCTGCCGGGGACACGCTGGTCGTCAAGATCGGCCACGTTGCACCTACCAGCGGTCCCATCGCCCACCTGGGCAAGGACAACGAAATGGGCGCCAAGATGGCCATCGAAGACCTGAACGCCAAGGGCGTGAAGATCGGCGACAAGACCGCCAAGTTCGAACTGGTCGCCGAAGACGATGCTGGCGATCCGAAGCAGGGCACCGCAGTGGCCCAGAAGCTCGTCGACGAAAAGGTCAACGGCGTGGTCGGCCACCTGAACTCGGGCACCACCATCCCCGCCTCCAAGCTGTACAGCGACGCCGGCATTCCGCAGATCTCGCCTTCGGCCACGAACCCCAAGTACACGCGTCAAGGCTTCAAGACCACGTTCCGCGTGGTGGCTGACGACACGCAACTCGGCGGCACGCTGGGCAAGTACGCGGTCGACACGCTCAAGGGCAAGAACATCGCCGTGATCGACGACCGCACCGCCTACGGCCAGGGCGTCGCAGAAGAGTTCGAGAAGTCGGCCAAGGCTGCCGGCGCCACCATCGTGGGCCACGAATTCACCACCGACAAGTCGACCGACTTCAACGCCATCCTGACCAAGCTGAAGTCCGCCAAGCCCGACGTTCTGTTCTTCGGCGGCATGGACGCCGTCGGCGGCCCGATGCTCAAGCAGGTCAAGCAGCTCGGCCTGAACGTCAAGTTCATGGGTGGCGACGGCCTGTGCACCGGCGAACTTCCGAAGCTGGCTGGCGATGCCATCGGCGAAGACATGGTGGTGTGCGCTGAAGCAGGCGGCGTGGACGGCGACTTCAAGCAACCGCTGGAAGACTTCAAGGCCAAGTTCAAGACCAAGAACGGCGTGGAAGTGCAGATCTATGCACCGTACGTGTACGACGCGGTCAACGTGCTGGCCGAAGCCATGGTCAAGGCCGGTTCGTCCGACCCCGAAAAGTACCTGCCGGAAGTCGGCAAGGTGCAATACAAGGGCGTCACCGGCCCGATCGCCTTCGACGAAAAGGGCGACATCAAGAACGGCGCGCTGACGCTGTACACCTACAAGGGTGGTGTGCGCACGCAGATCGCCGTGGTGCGCTGA
- the lptG gene encoding LPS export ABC transporter permease LptG translates to MKTIRRLIYVEVLKSVAFVTLGFLSLFFFFDFVDELQSIGKPDSLNYGPLQALIYVALLIPSHLYELLPITVLIGSIFVMARLAQSSEYTILRTSGLGPWRALRTLLLLGLSFVVLTFAVGDYVAPNSERTGQLLKARYQGTYSLAGNTGAWLKEKRGDVSYAVNVLAIDRGGALKSPRIFEFDDKGYIKTQTLAASARISDDGHWILSDVDQQKYDTQGSADQAHIVSTKLPELNWPTSLTAEMVSVALLRPDRMSTIDLFDYIRHLDANGQTAQRYEIEFWRKVFYPLSCLVMVVLALPFAYLHFRQAGITTYVFGGVMIGISFFLLNNVFGYLGNLGNWSPWLTAAAPGLIYSVMSLTAFSWLVLRR, encoded by the coding sequence GTGAAAACGATAAGACGCCTGATCTATGTGGAGGTACTGAAGTCCGTCGCGTTCGTGACGCTGGGCTTCCTGAGCCTCTTTTTCTTCTTCGACTTCGTCGATGAACTGCAGTCCATCGGCAAGCCGGACAGCCTGAACTACGGGCCCTTGCAGGCGCTGATCTACGTCGCCCTGCTGATCCCGAGCCACCTGTACGAGCTGCTGCCCATCACCGTGCTGATCGGCTCCATCTTCGTGATGGCGCGGCTCGCGCAGAGCTCGGAATACACCATCCTGCGCACCAGCGGCCTGGGCCCCTGGCGCGCGCTGCGCACCCTGCTGCTGCTGGGCCTGAGCTTCGTGGTGCTGACCTTCGCGGTCGGCGACTACGTGGCGCCGAACTCGGAGCGCACCGGGCAACTGCTCAAGGCGCGCTACCAGGGCACCTATTCGCTGGCGGGCAACACCGGCGCTTGGCTCAAGGAAAAGCGCGGCGATGTCTCGTACGCGGTGAACGTGCTGGCCATCGACCGCGGCGGCGCGCTCAAGAGCCCGCGCATCTTCGAGTTCGACGACAAGGGCTACATCAAGACGCAGACGCTCGCGGCCTCCGCCCGCATCAGCGACGACGGCCACTGGATCCTTTCCGACGTCGACCAGCAGAAGTACGACACGCAGGGCTCGGCCGACCAGGCCCACATCGTCAGCACCAAGCTCCCCGAGCTGAACTGGCCGACCTCGCTGACCGCCGAAATGGTATCGGTCGCCCTCCTGCGCCCCGACCGCATGAGCACGATCGACCTGTTCGACTACATCCGCCACCTCGACGCGAACGGCCAGACCGCCCAGCGCTACGAGATCGAGTTCTGGCGCAAGGTGTTCTATCCGCTGTCGTGCCTGGTGATGGTGGTGCTCGCCCTGCCCTTCGCCTACCTGCACTTCCGCCAGGCCGGCATCACGACCTACGTGTTCGGCGGCGTGATGATCGGCATCAGCTTCTTCCTGCTGAACAACGTGTTCGGCTACCTGGGCAACCTTGGCAACTGGTCTCCGTGGCTCACGGCGGCGGCGCCGGGGCTGATCTATTCCGTGATGTCGTTGACGGCATTCAGCTGGCTGGTGCTTCGGCGATGA
- a CDS encoding DNA polymerase III subunit chi: MTEIGFHYNAPDKLNYACRLVRKAVNARGLRVVVVGDARALDVVDAALWQLSPVDFVAHCRGDAPAHVLARTPVVLSSDGANAATLPHREMLVNLGLEVPAGFERYERLIDIVSDEGNDRQVGRSRWRHYADRGYAIQPHDFAKSS, from the coding sequence GTGACGGAAATCGGCTTCCACTACAACGCGCCCGACAAGCTGAACTACGCCTGCCGGCTGGTTCGCAAGGCCGTCAATGCGCGCGGCCTGCGCGTCGTGGTGGTGGGTGACGCGCGCGCGCTCGACGTGGTGGATGCCGCGCTCTGGCAGCTCTCGCCGGTCGACTTCGTCGCGCATTGCCGCGGCGACGCGCCGGCCCACGTGCTGGCACGCACGCCCGTCGTTCTTTCTTCCGACGGCGCCAATGCGGCGACGTTGCCGCACCGCGAGATGCTGGTGAACCTCGGGCTCGAGGTGCCGGCCGGCTTCGAGCGCTATGAGCGCCTCATCGACATCGTGAGCGACGAAGGCAACGACCGCCAGGTCGGCCGCTCGCGCTGGCGCCACTACGCCGACCGCGGCTACGCCATCCAGCCGCACGACTTCGCAAAGAGTTCCTGA
- a CDS encoding response regulator, whose translation MALITFLVEDNKTIRDNLVPALEDLVNGRVVGFAETESDALAWIAAHPDGWQLLIVDLFLKEGSGLGVLAGCKTRKPGQRVVVLSNYVTADIRARCGALGADAVFDKSRDLDAFIEYCNADRPSGLAPL comes from the coding sequence ATGGCCCTCATCACGTTCCTCGTCGAGGACAACAAGACCATCAGGGACAACCTGGTCCCGGCACTGGAGGACCTGGTCAACGGCCGCGTGGTCGGCTTCGCCGAAACCGAGTCGGACGCACTGGCCTGGATCGCGGCGCATCCTGACGGCTGGCAACTCCTCATCGTCGACCTCTTCCTGAAGGAAGGCTCCGGCCTGGGCGTGCTGGCGGGCTGCAAGACGCGCAAGCCCGGCCAGCGGGTCGTGGTGCTGAGCAACTACGTCACCGCTGACATCCGGGCGCGCTGCGGCGCGCTGGGCGCCGATGCCGTGTTCGACAAGTCGCGCGACCTCGATGCCTTCATCGAGTACTGCAACGCCGACCGGCCGTCGGGTCTCGCGCCGCTCTGA